The following is a genomic window from Nicotiana tabacum cultivar K326 chromosome 3, ASM71507v2, whole genome shotgun sequence.
ATTTTACTGACTCTTCATCAAATTTGTTACACGAAGAAGCTTTAACGCATTTTAATGATTCTTTATCAAATCTACTATGAAGTACCAGTAACTTACAAACAACTAATATCGCAAATAAGAAAATGAAACCGAATTTCAAAATCATTAGCAAAGCATTTATTAAATGGtcaatcaaaaattaaaattttaatttctaataGAATTACACCAACTAATAAATCCAGTGAGTAAAGAATCAAATCAAATAAATCTAATGATATTCTCATACAAAATATCAAATGCAAACAAATCTAATCATGAAGATCTATCAATGCAGTAGATTTATATATATCAGTATAGtatgttatatatataaattGATTGCATCTGATAATTCAAAGAATTTCTCTCCTAGCGTCGTACCCGAACTGCGATCGTTGAATATTCTGCTGTCGTTTTTTGTAAACCAATGCACCGAGACCAACGAAACAAGCAGCGGCGATCACTCCGATTGCTATTCCGGCCTTCTTGCCGCCGTTCATTCCACCGCCTGACGATTCCTTCGAGTCCTCCGCACTCTCGTGGCTTATATCACTCGCAACTTCGGAATTCGGCGCCGGTGCCGGAGACTTTGAAGAAGTAGCGTGACCGGAATTCGCCGGTGACGGCGCCGGAGATGAATCCGGAGAGAGATCTGAAGGCGGTGGCGCCGGAGGAGAAGTCAGATTTGATGAAGGTGAAGGAGCCGGACTCTCCGGTGGAGAAGCCAAATCGGCACCGGATTGCGGTAGCGGACTTGGAGAATTTGCCGGCGGATCTGCAGAGATACATTGTTGTACGAACAGAACTGCAAAGAGAAGCATGAAGGAAAGCACTCGAATTGTCGCCATTGCTATCAAAACCTAACACACAACAGAAAACTCAGTTAAAGTAAATCAAAGCAATTTACAATGCAAAAAACAAATGCAGATCTGGAGATTTACAGAGAATTTGGTGGTGAAATCGAAGACTTACCGTTGAAGTAAAaggaaattcaaaattcaaaagtcTAGAAAGAGAAGGAGAGTACCTGTGGAAGTGTGGAGAGAGAGAGGCGATGAATGAGGGACTGCTAGTGCTAGATTAAGGGGAAAATGTTTGATTTGTTTTGGTGGCGTGAAGGAGAAAGAAACGGAATCGTCTCGGTTAAAAGAAAAGTTGCGTATTTTGGGTTAAATATTATGGCAGGTATCGAATCTGATGAGATATTATAGGTTCTATTTTTGTTCTAATTCTAATTTAAATATGTGATATTTTTTGTTTCTTAGTATATTGTAAACTTACAAAATAATTCATACATTATTTAGGGATAGTTTTATTGagttctttttgtcatttttttagGATTCAAATTTAGATTTAACCGTTATACTTTGATTTAGTGATTTCTATCAAATTTATTTAGTAATcattattttgttaattttttgcTCCTAATGGCATAAGTCGAATTTAAGATGTACTATGCTTCTCATCTAAAATAATCGTGAAACGtgataataattttttaaattgcAGATATACATTTATCAAATGGTGTACCATAATGGTTAATGAAGAAGAAATAAATTATCCAAGACAAGGGTTAAATTCTAGTGAAAAAAGTTATATAAGATACCTGTACCGGTGAAAAGTATGTCAACTGATTGAGATGAATAAAAAATAGTTACTCCTTCCGTTACTCATTTGATTTGacacgaaatttaaaaaaaaaggctTTTTGtgatgtaaaataaaatacatatatctTGTATGGTTATAAATCTttgtataaaggtaaattatttttaaataaagaaatagGCCTTTTTTTTAGCGAACtaaaaaaataggttcacataaattaaaaccgcttgaatataatttttaaaagacaAATAAGAGTTAGAAAGTTTTTTAAGCATTCTTGTGTCCTTTCTCCAAAAAACGAAAATTTCTTGAGTCATAAGCGATTTGGGTGAAAAAGTGACCTCTTTTGCTTCAATTAGAAATTCCAGATAGCAAGGACGATAGCGGACCTGAGTGGTTAAGATTGAAGGTGAAACTTCCTTATTGCCAATCAAAAGAATCACTATATAAACGGTTTTTAACCTATTGCTTGATTAAGATTTTAGACCAAAGATTTCAATTCATTTTTAAATTCAGATTACTTGCATTAGCAATATCGCACATAATACTTCTtctcttttaatttttgtaaacttATTTGACCGAGCatataatttaaaaaagaaatgaatattttttgaaatttttataattttaaacatATTATAATATTTGGTGATTATAAAATTTTTCAAACTTGTAGTCTTAAACATTTCATAATATTTGTGTACCTACAAAACTATTTCATTAAAGCTAAAATGATAagttttaattatattatttttatattagtgACTTGCACAAATAGAATCATTTATTGCTACCATTTAAATACCATGTTAagaaaaatcttgaaaaaataccatCTAGTTAGAATTTTGGAAAGCAAGCTCCCGGTGATGGTgcgatctttttttttttaatattgggCAAGATTTTCCTTAACAACAAGATATGGTTATCGTCAAATTTTCTAGCCAAATCCTATGATCACCATACAAGTTGTGTATAAATGTGGTGATCACCAGAATCTTGCCAAAAATTCTGATGGATCGTCGTGATTTTTAAGCAGTTGTGGTTGAAAATCCTACAAAATGTAAAACACAATCTTCTCGAACACGTTGAGtttgttttctctctctctccttgACCTTAAATTGTCGACTGTTACTTCTGCCGGCGAACCCTCCGGCTCCGGTGACCAGGTAAGCAACCCCCTCCCCCTCTTGCTCTATTCTCTCTCTCCGCCCTTCTCTCTTCCCCTCCCTcactttctctttttctcctccCTCTTAACCCTAGCAGCATCTATTTTTTTCGGCAACTTATCCTCGCGTCGGCGCtgtctcttctttcttcttcttctgtttaGTCTGGTTGCAGCCCAACCCCCTCCCATgtgcttcttttcttctcttttcttcttttcttcttctttctctgcCCGATGTGTCTCTGCCCCGTCGCTGTTCTCCGGCGACATCACACCGGTCTTGTGACTTCAATTGGGCCTACACCAGATTCATGTTTACCAGTGGTGACGGTGGCAGCCCtgcattcttttatttttcttggtcTCGTGGTGTATTTTGTGTGTTGCAAGTAGCATTTTTGTGGCCGTTTGGTGGCATGAGGGAAGCGCAAAAGCAGCAGAGCAGTCCGACTGGCAGGAACAAGGGCAATGCGTTGGGTTTCTCAGCATACGGAATACACCAAGTCGAAAGTCCAGGTTATATTCGCGGGACTTGGTACCTCCCGTCTACTGTTTCTCTTTCTCATGTCGTAGTTAATTCGTTGTCATTGTAGTTTGTAACTATTCTAGTCATTCTAGTAGTGGGCATGTAATTACTATTTCTTCCCTGTGAGTTTGGACCTTTGCTTGATCTGTGTTGGCATTCTTTCTTTCTAGACTTCCGTAGGTATAGTGGCTATTGTTTGTAATGACAGAGTAGGGTCATATCCTCGAGGATGGCGGGTAGTGGGGTGGGGGTAGGGCAAGGGGCAGGGGCGGGATGGGGCCCAAGGGGGGAAAGGGGAGCAAGCTTGCCTATAGGCTAAGAATTGGCTCGTGGAATATAGGGACattgacgggtaagtctatagagcTGACAAAGATTCTCCAGAAGAGGAAGGTCAACATAGCGTGTGTTTAGAAGACTAGGTGGGTAGGATCGAAGGCGAAAATGCGGACGGGTATAAGATGTGGTACTCCGAAGGTGTGAAAGGTAAGAAAGGAGAGGGTATTTTGGTGGATAGGGAGCTTATAGAGTTAGTGGTAGAGGTTAAACATGTAAATGATATAATGATGGCGATTAAGTTAGTAGTTAGAGGGAGCACTCTCAATGTCATTAGCGCTTACACGCCATAAGCGGATTTGGATAAGGAAGTTAAAAGGCGCTTCTAGGAGGCGTTGGATGAGGTGGTGTGGGGTACTCCGCCTACAGAGAAGTTAtttataggaggggatttcaatggtcatattgggacGTCTGCTGGTGAGGTGCATGGTGGCTTCGGCTTTGGGGATAGGAACGGAAGAGGAACTTCACTGCTGGATTTCGCTAGAGCTTTTAAGTTGGTGATTGTGAACTCTATTTTGCCGAAGAGGGAGGAGCATTTGATTACTTTCCGGAGTATGGTGGCTAAGACTTAGATTGATTATCTTCTCCTTAGGAGGTGTGATAAGGGGTTGTGCGAGGATTGTAAGGTGATCCCGAGTGAGAACCTCGCAACACATATGCTTCTGGTGATGGACGTCGGTATCTGGATAAAGTGGAAGAAGAGGTCTGTAAGGGGTCAACCAAGGATCGGGTAGGGAATTTTGACTAAGGACAATGCGTAGGAGTTGGAGAGGCGGTTATTGGCTATGGGGGCCTGGAAGAGTGGTGAGGATGCTAGCTTTATGTGGATAACAACGACAAAATGTATAAAGGAGGCGACGAGGGAGGTGTTAGGGATCTCGAAGGGCTACTCTAGCGGGCACCGAGGaaactggtggtggaatgacgtGGTCCagggtaaagtggaagcaaagaaagcGGCATACCTTAAGTTAGTGGAGAGCACCAACGACGAGCAGAGGAGACCGAACAGAGAAAAATCTAAGGAAGCTAGGAGAGAGGCAAAATTTgcggtcacagaggctaagatTGCTGCATTTGGTCGGCTATATgagtgtgagcatgtgatttttgccctatacaaaatactcctataaaatcccaagaaaatagattttttcttaattatttgccatttttaggaatttttgtagaattccattaattgtttgcatttatatgcacatataattttattaaaaaattatgataaaatgccaaaaataccatGCGTTGCATTTAGGtttgtttttagatttttagGACTACTTAATTAATTATTCGCTTTATTAAAactgaaaatcacaaaaaatggcccatttttacatttttccttttattttagattattgattttttcacttttaatttaggattaaattatttttataatttttgtaattagGTAATTAGTTTAACTtcacatttttagattaatttaggtttttaattttaagatttttaatttaaaaaaaaaaagaaaaaaaaaagaaaagaaaaaagaataaaaagagggGTCTTTCAATTGGGTTGATTTTATACCCAAACcagcccaaaaatcgcccaagaccCAAGCCCAAACAATAGTCCACCCAGTCCACCCCGTTTCAGACCAAACGACCCCGTATTCCCCTTTTTGATCCCACCCGTTGATAATCTTAGATCTAACGGCTGAGAACTGATCAGCCCATTAGTGTAATACTGTCTGAAACATCCCTAACCCCAAAAACCCCCCTCACTTCatctctctcactctctctcttACCCCTCGCCGGTTCCGCAATGGTTCGCCGGCCGGAAATCACCTCACGGCGGCGGACCACCACTAATCTTCCCCAAATTTACACCATGAATCCCCCATAACTTCCTCATTCCAAATCTCCAATCCTTTTCCCTCGAATCCGGGCCAAAat
Proteins encoded in this region:
- the LOC142175848 gene encoding uncharacterized protein LOC142175848 — translated: MWYSEGVKGKKGEGILVDRELIELVVEVKHEALDEVVWGTPPTEKLFIGGDFNGHIGTSAGEVHGGFGFGDRNGRGTSLLDFARAFKLVIVNSILPKREEHLITFRSMVAKT